The proteins below are encoded in one region of Sminthopsis crassicaudata isolate SCR6 chromosome 1, ASM4859323v1, whole genome shotgun sequence:
- the LOC141552053 gene encoding olfactory receptor 10H1-like, translated as MLRPNRTVVTEFILIGFSTFPHLQVMFFVILLLMYLFTLLGNLLIMLTIRSERSLHTPMYFFLCALSISEIFYTFVIIPRMLIDLVSSHHTISFLGCANQMFFSFTFGFTHSFLLTVMGYDRYVAICHPLRYNVLMNPQGCAWLVVSSWLGGVVMGLMVTLSIFHLTFCGPNKIHHFFCHVPPLLKLACGDTSVVAMGVGMVCITVLLACFLFILLSYAFIVATILRIPSAEGRRKAFSTCASHLTVVVVHYGFASVIYLKPKAPESLEGDTLMGITYTALTPFLSPIIFSLRNKELKNALKKVFFSSQYPLRH; from the coding sequence ATGCTGAGGCCAAATCGTACCGTGGTGACTGAGTTCATCCTCATTGGCTTCTCCACATTCCCCCATCTTCAGGTAATGTTCTTTGTGATACTTCTGTTGATGTATTTGTTCACACTGCTGGGCAACCTTCTCATCATGTTGACAATCCGGAGTGAGCGAAGCCTCCACACACCCATGTATTTTTTCCTATGTGCACTCTCTATCTCAGAAATTTTCTATACTTTTGTTATCATCCCTCGCATGCTCATTGACCTGGTCTCCAGTCACCACACCATCTCCTTCCTGGGTTGTGCCAACCAGATGTTCTTCTCCTTCACATTTGGCTTCACCCACTCTTTCCTGCTCACAGTCATGGGCTATGACCGTTATGTGGCCATCTGCCACCCTTTGCGCTATAATGTGCTCATGAACCCACAGGGATGTGCCTGGCTAGTTGTCTCCTCGTGGCTTGGTGGCGTGGTAATGGGACTTATGGTTACACTTTCCATTTTTCACTTGACTTTCTGTGGGCCCAATAAGATTCACCATTTCTTCTGCCATGTACCCCCTTTGCTAAAGCTAGCCTGTGGTGACACCTCAGTGGTGGCCATGGGAGTGGGGATGGTCTGCATCACAGTCCTATTGGCCTGCTTCCTCTTCATCCTCCTATCCTATGCCTTTATTGTGGCCACCATCTTAAGAATTCCTTCGGCTGAGGGCCGTCGCAAAGCCTTTTCTACCTGTGCCTCTCATCTCACTGTAGTAGTTGTGCACTATGGCTTTGCCTCTGTCATTTATCTTAAACCCAAGGCCCCAGAATCCTTGGAAGGAGACACTCTGATGGGCATTACCTACACAGCTCTCACTCCCTTTTTGAGCCCCATAATCTTCAGCCTGAGGAACAAGGAACTGAAGAATGCCCTGAAGAAGGTCTTTTTCAGTAGCCAATATCCCTTGAGACACTGA